One stretch of Pyrenophora tritici-repentis strain M4 chromosome 4, whole genome shotgun sequence DNA includes these proteins:
- a CDS encoding RecQ, Superfamily II DNA helicase codes for MPRTRKRPYFNLDFTLRKVFKKASFRPLQREVVMATLDGEDVFLQAATSFGKSLCYQLPAVVDFGITIVISPLLALMNNQVASMRNANIRVETINSTTLPADRTRIIADLQCGHPLTRLLYVTPEFCQGDNFRKILRIIHSQRELARIAVDEAHCVSEWGHDFRPSFQQLSFFKTEFPDVPVICLTATATARVRDDIIKTLALDPKTLKMFRMSTSRPNLHYEVRFKSDDEDHYDNFISWLKSTHARRAADPERASQLSTQKQRSDNVPGIIYTLFRKDCESLAARLRADGIGAKPYHAGLSVSERADALSGWVANKAGYDVVVATTAFGMGIDKENVRFVVHWQIPKSFEGFYQEAGRAGRDGKASLCILYYGREDRDRAASMMARDAARQPTKGAGVQVQQQQLMNRAKSLQALVGYCEATDKCRHKLIAKYFADEEDPPCDFACDWCKDAEGLVRRKEKGLASEEWCSTQREMGRYEVDEYE; via the exons ATGCCTAGAACCAGGAAGCGTCCGTATTTCAACCTTGATTTCACCTTGCGGAAAGTGTTCAAGAAAGCAAGTTTCCG ACCACTACAACGCGAAGTTGTCATGGCAACATTAGACGGCGAAGATGTCTTTCTCCAGGCTGCTACATCGTTTGGAAAGAGCTTGTGTTATCAGCTGCCCGCAGTTGTTGACTTTGGCA TCACTATTGTGATATCGCCACTGCTAGCACTCATG AACAACCAAGTCGCCTCCATGCGCAATGCCAACATCCGTGTCGAAACAATAAACAGCACCACTCTTCCCGCGGACAGAACTAGAATTATAGCCGATCTCCAATGCGGCCATCCACTAACACGCCTTCTTTACGTGACACCGGAATTCTGTCAAGGCGACAACTTCCGCAAGATCCTACGAATCATTCACTCACAGCGTGAACTCGCTCGCATAGCCGTCGACGAAGCTCATTGCGTCAGTGAATGGGGTCACGATTTCCGGCCCTCGTTCCAACAACTCTCATTCTTCAAGACGGAGTTTCCGGACGTGCCTGTGATATGTCTAACCGCCACGGCCACCGCACGGGTACGAGACGACATCATCAAGACGCTCGCTCTGGACCCCAAAACCCTCAAAATGTTTCGTATGAGCACCAGCAGACCCAACCTACATTACGAAGTACGCTTCAAATCCGATGACGAAGACCACTACGACAACTTCATCTCCTGGCTAAAATCCACACATGCCCGCCGTGCCGCAGACCCTGAACGCGCCTCGCAGCTCAGTACCCAAAAGCAGCGCTCAGACAATGTCCCAGGCATCATCTACACGCTCTTCCGCAAAGACTGCGAGTCCCTCGCCGCCCGCCTCCGCGCCGACGGCATAGGCGCAAAACCCTACCACGCCGGCCTCTCCGTCTCTGAGCGCGCAGACGCCCTGTCAGGCTGGGTAGCTAACAAAGCAGGTTATGATGTCGTCGTCGCCACAACCGCATTCGGCATGGGCATCGACAAGGAAAACGTCCGTTTCGTAGTACACTGGCAGATCCCCAAGTCCTTCGAGGGCTTCTACCAGGAAGCCGGGCGCGCAGGCCGAGACGGAAAAGCCTCGTTGTGTATCCTGTATTATGGCCGCGAAGACCGCGATCGCGCGGCTAGCATGATGGCGAGGGATGCGGCGCGTCAGCCGACCAAAGGAGCGGGCGTGCAGgtgcagcagcagcagcttATGAATCGGGCGAAGAGTCTACAGGCGCTCGTGGGGTACTGTGAGGCTACGGATAAGTGTAGGCATAAGCTTATTGCAAAGTATTTTGcggatgaggaggatccGCCGTGTGATTTTGCGTGCGATTGGTGCAAGGATGCGGAGGGTTTGGTGAGGAGGAAGGAGAAGGGGTTGGCGAGTGAGGAGTGGTGTTCTACGCAACGGGAGATGGGGAGGTATGAGGTTGATGAATATGAGTGA
- a CDS encoding vacuolar membrane PQ loop repeat protein: protein MFTAAAMSHALPLTSQEALSGVFGSISLASWIFLLVPQLIENYKSGSADGISLAFLAVWFIGDVTNLAGALWAGLVPTVIALAIYFCFADLVLISQCVYYNMKNSRRDRKSSTRSTESVEAPLLGRRDSSNIGLPGSHRRDSIASRKRRASSLPTIPDVEGGASEWVKNTASIIGVCVVGAAGWAIAWKTGVWVPQPTHGDAGESSDSPLGAQILGYASAVCYLGARIPQIIKNQRERSCEGLSLLFFMLSLLGNATYGAGIIFHSQEKEYIMTNLPWLIGSLGTMVEDVTIFIQFRVFGNGEASSALEA from the exons ATGTtcaccgccgccgccatgtCGCACGCGCTGCCGCTGACCAGCCAGGAGGCGCTTTCGGGTGTCTTCGGCTCCATCTCGCTGGCATCATGGATCTTTCTATTG GTACCCCAACTCATAGAAAACTACAAGTCGGGCTCTGCAGATGGCATCTCGCTTGCCTTCCTCGCTGTGTGGTTCATTGGCGACGTCACCAACCTTGCCGGCGCGCTCTGGGCGGGTCTCGTGCCGACTGTCATTGCCCTCGCAATCTACTTTTGCTTCGCCGACCTGGTCTTGATATCGCAATGCGTCTACTACAACATGAAGAACTCGCGCCGCGATCGCAAGTCATCGACGCGCTCCACCGAAAGCGTCGAGGCGCCGCTGCTCGGCCGCCGCGACAGCAGCAACATTGGCCTGCCTGGGAGTCATAGGCGCGATTCCATTGCAAGTCGCAAGCGCAGGGCGAGCTCGCTACCAACCATCCCCGATGTTGAAGGGGGTGCAAGCGAGTGGGTCAAGAACACCGCTAGCATTATTGGTGTCTGCGTTGTAGGCGCTGCAGGCTGGGCTATTGCATGGAAGACTGGTGTCTGGGTTCCACAGCCAACACACGGCGATGCAGGCGAATCATCAGACAGCCCGCTCGGAGCTCAGATTCTTGGTTATGCCAGCGCAGTGTGCTACCTTGGAGCGCGCATCCCGCAGATTATCAAGAACCAGCGCGAGAGGTCATGCGAAGGCCTGTCGCTGCTCTTTTTCATGCTGAGCTTGCTAGGAAATGCTACATATGGCGCAGGT ATCATCTTCCACTCGCAAGAAAAAGAGTACATCATGACCAACCTGCCATGGCTAATCGGTTCCCTCGGCACCATGGTCGAGGACGTGACCATCTTTATCCAATTCCGCGTCTTCGGCAACGGTGAAGCATCCTCTGCTCTTGAGGCTTAG
- a CDS encoding AsnB, Asparagine synthase (glutamine-hydrolyzing) codes for MCGIFACYRHPDVQKFKPTALKMGKAVRHRGPDWSGNWVANDTILVHERLSIVGVESGAQPLVNDEQTVSLAVNGEIYNHRILRKSLKKPYNFKTHSDCEVIIPLYLEHDIDAPRRLDGMFSWVLHDKTQDRVIAARDPIGITTFYMGRSSTTPGAVFFASELKCLHPVCDNIISFPPGHVYDSKTDSLTRYYDPKWLVEPESIPTTPVDYKELRQSLERSVRKRMMAEVPFGVLLSGGLDSSLVASIAQRETLRLNEATRKKAATSSGTASEQQNQLVGIDDSNELQTDLLLGQLNSFSIGLPNSPDGVAAQEVANFLGTKHHTFTFTIEDGLNALTDVIFHLETFDVTTIRASTPMFLLSRKIKAMGVKMVLSGEGSDEIFGGYLYFHNAPDKAAFHQECIRRVKNLHLADCLRANKSTSAWGVEARVPFLDKEFLNTAMNIDPADKLIDRENGRIEKYILRKAFDTSDEPDTQPYLPDKILWRQKEQFSDGVGYGWIDALKDTAELHVTDEMMKNPKPEWGSDIPDTKEAYWYRCMFDEHFPSYCADTVMRWTPTWSDQTDPSGRAIGVHEQKYAHAK; via the exons ATGTGTGGTATCTTCGCGTGCTACAG ACATCCCGATGTACAAAAGTTCAAGCCGACAGCCCTGAAAATGGGCAAGGC TGTCCGACATCGGGGTCCTGATTGGA GTGGCAACTGGGTCGCAAACGATACCA TCCTTGTTCATGAACGCTTGAGCATTGTCGGCGTCG AGTCTGGCGCTCAGCCGCTCGTCAACGATGAGCAGACAGTGTCACTGGCTGTCAACGGCGAAATCTACAACCACCGTATCCTCCGCAAGTCGCTCAAGAAGCCATACAACTTCAAGACACACTCTGACTGCGAGGTCATCATTCCTCTG TATCTCGAACATGATATTGATGCGCCCCGCAGGTTGGATGGCATGTTCTCGTGGGTCCTCCATGACAAGACTCAAGATCGTGTAATCGCCGCAAGAGACCCCATTGGCATCACTACCTTTTACATGGGCAGATCGAGCACTACGCCTGGTGCAGTCTTCTTCGCTTCCGAGCTCAAGTGCCTTCACCCCGTTTGCGACAACATCATCTCCTTCCCGCCCGGTCACGTCTACGACTCCAAGACGGACTCGCTTACCCGCTACTACGACCCCAAGTGGCTCGTCGAGCCTGAGAGCATTCCTACGACACCTGTTGACTACAAGGAGTTGAGGCAATCATTGGAGCGGTCAGTACGCAAGCGCATGATGGCGGAAGTGCCCTTTGGTGTGCTTCTCTCTGGTGGGCTTGACTCGAGTCTGGTGGCTTCGATCGCGCAGCGGGAAACTCTGCGACTGAACGAGGCGACTAGGAAAAAGGCCGCTACATCTTCTGGAACCGCCAGTGAGCAGCAGAACCAACTTGTGGGTATTGACGACTCCAACGAGCTCCAGACGGATCTTCTCCTGGGACAACTCAACTCCTTCTCCATTGGTCTGCCCAACTCTCCTGATGGTGTTGCCGCACAAGAAGTGGCCAACTTCCTTGGAACCAAGCACCACACCTTTACCTTTACCATCGAGGATGGCCTCAACGCTCTCACAGACGTCATCTTCCACCTCGAGACGTTCGACGTGACGACGATTCGTGCCTCAACACCCATGTTCTTGTTGAGCCGAAAGATCAAGGCCATGGGTGTCAAGATGGTGCTCTCAGGAGAGGGCAGTGACGAGATCTTTGGCGGATACTTGTACTTCCACAACGCCCCTGACAAGGCAGCCTTCCACCAAGAATGCATTCGCCGTGTCAAGAACCTGCATCttgccgactgtctacgtGCCAACAAGTCGACATCGGCCTGGGGTGTCGAAGCTCGTGTCCCCTTTTTGGACAAAGAGTTCCTCAACACCGCCATGAACATTGACCCAGCTGACAAGCTCATCGACCGCGAGAACGGTCGCATTGAAAAGTACATTCTGCGCAAGGCCTTTGACACATCCGACGAGCCTGACACGCAGCCCTACCTGCCCGACAAGATCCTCTGGAGACAAAAGGAGCAATTTTCCGACGGTGTGGGCTACGGATGGATTGACGCGCTCAAGGACACGGCCGAGCTGCATGTTACGGATGAGATGATGAAGAACCCCAAGCCTGAGTGGGGCAGCGATATCCCGGATACAAAGGAGGCGTACTGGTATAGGTGCATGTTTGACGAACACTTTCCCAGCTATTGCGCTGATACCGTCATGCGCTGGACTCCAACGTGGAGTGACCAGACGGATCCCTCTGGACG GGCTATCGGTGTTCACGAACAGAAATACGCTCACGCCAAGTAG
- a CDS encoding MSP domain containing protein: MSVELDPVELGFKRPFQHEVSQTLRLRNPHSDPVAFKVKTTAPKQYCVRPNSGRIEPGKHVEVQILLQAMKEDPPPDAKCRDKFLVQSVLITADKEFTNVGSLWSHIEQTAKSSIQEKKIRVLFLAPDDGGPNATPARTNGTRESMMPSPSPSHEAVTPQRGASEVSGPVSVPQDRPEKSKNLGEIKNEAFNPATGGGMQSTYHAAAATLSNAMPSSGDVEAQLAEAKAQIARLTQQLGDASGLRQRKGASAQDSKQSSTAINTQQAPAGGVSVQITALLCLVSFLLAYFLF; the protein is encoded by the exons ATGTCCGTCGAGCTCGATCCCGTAGAGCTTGGCTTCAAGC GTCCCTTCCAGCACGAGGTGTCGCAGACGCTCCGCCTGCGGAACCCGCACTCTGACCCGGTTGCTTTCAAG GTCAAAACCACGGCTCCCAAGCA ATACTGTGTAAGGCCAAATAGCGGACGCATCGAGCCCGGCAAACATGTTGAAGTCCAAA TCCTCCTCCAGGCCATGAAAGAAGACCCGCCGCCAGACGCAAAGTGCCGCGACAAGTTCCTCGTGCAGTCTGTCCTAATAACAGCCGACAAGGAGTTCACCAATGTCGGATCTCTG TGGTCGCACATTGAGCAAACAGCCAAATCTTCAATCCAGGAGAAGAAGATTAGGGTGCTGTTCCTCGCTCCTGACGACGGTGGTCCAAACGCAACGCCTGCGAGGACCAACGGCACACGCGAGTCCATGATGCCATCCCCATCTCCATCCCACGAGGCCGTTACTCCCCAGCGGGGTGCATCCGAGGTTTCTGGCCCTGTGTCAGTCCCACAAGATCGTCCTGAGAAGAGCAAGAACTTGGGAGAAATCAAGAATGAGGCTTTCAATCCCGCAACGGGCGGTGGTATGCAGTCGACCTATCATGCTGCTGCTGCAACCCTGTCCAACGCGATGCCTTCTTCGGGAGATGTCGAGGCCCAGCTTGCTGAAGCCAAAGCGCAAATTGCACGGTTGACGCAGCAGCTCGGTGACGCCAGCGGTCTCCGCCAGCGCAAGGGAGCATCCGCCCAAGATTCGAAGCAATCCTCGACCGCCATAAACACGCAACAAGCCCCAGCTGGTGGCGTATCTGTTCAGATTACAGCCCTTCTCTGCCTCGTCAGCTTCCTCCTTGCCTACTTCCTTTTTTGA
- a CDS encoding GlpA, Glycerol-3-phosphate dehydrogenase, with product MAARRGSRFIKPLLYTAGAGAIGAGALYVTLRPRDIPGTEAAAVPPPTYGEGGVFRPPQFPSAKSRDEQIAQLKRSAGVVAQVSEKARKWLGGGSTPAAPVEEEPYDLLVIGGGATGAGIALDAVTRGLKVALVERDDFSSGTSSKSTKLVHGGVRYLEKAVWNLDYNQYALVVEALRERRYFLDTAPHLSQWLPIMIPIQKWWQAPYFWAGTKFYDFLAGSENIESSYYMTKSKALDAFPMLKKEGLVGALVYYDGAHNDSRMNVSIAMTAALYGATVVNHLEVTSLEKDANGRLCGAKAKDCIAERDGKKAEEFSIKAKGVINATGPFTDSIRKMDDQEVPEIVAPSSGVHVILPGYYSPSNMGLIDPNTSDGRVVFFLPWQGNTIAGTTDTACDITKDPVAGEEEIDWILKEVKRYLQPEINVRRGDVLAAWSGIRPLVRDPNASATEGLVRNHLVTTSPSGLMTCSGGKWTTYRQMAEETVDEAIKEYGLKTQPLVNPTLISGTEVKDEAPLDGTCQTHRVRLVGAHGFSKTLFINLIQHYGIETDVAKYLCQAYGDRAWTVAALSAPTEQRFPVRGIKMSDLYPYIDGEVRYCVRHEYAQTATDVIARRMRLAFLNAQAALEALPKVIDIMGEELKWDNKRKETEWKNSVTYLGSMGLPKNKLSLTRKEVENGQVGKYSDEDYHLYARHGESNNPDDDVEACANLFAFGIRLNQVFADKPDELLKSDSKFKSGQNPVIGRESEVNK from the exons ATGGCTGCCCGTCGAGGAAGCCGTTTCATTAAGCCGCTGTTGTATACAGCTGGTGCTGGTGCCATTGGTGCTGGAGCACTCTACGTTACCCTCCGACCTCGCGATATCCCCGGCACCGAGGCGGCCGCAGTACCCCCACCCACATATGGCGAGGGAGGTGTGTTTCGCCCACCACAATTCCCCTCTGCCAAAAGCCGCGATGAGCAGATTGCGCAGCTGAAGCGCAGCGCAGGTGTCGTCGCGCAGGTTTCGGAAAAGGCAAGGAAATGGCTCGGGGGTGGCTCAACACCAGCCGCTCCAGTCGAGGAGGAGCCCTACGATCTCTTGGTTATTGGTGGTGGCGCGACTGGAGCCGGTATTGCGCTTGACGCCGTTACCAGAGGTTTAAAAGTTGCGCTAGTCGAACGCGACGACTTTAGCAGTGGTACCAGTAGTAAGAGCACAAAGCTGGTCCACGGTGGTGTACGATACCTTGAAAAGGCCGTTTGGAACCTAGACTACAACCA ATACGCCCTCGTTGTCGAAGCTCTCCGCGAACGCCGTTACTTCTTGGACACTGCTCCTCATCTATCACAATGGCTCCCTATCATGATTCCGATTCAGAAGTGGTGGCAGGCGCCATACTTTTGGGCCGGTACAAAGTTTTACGACTTCCTCGCTGGATCGGAGAACATTGAGAGCTCATACTACATGACGAAGAGCAAGGCCCTAGATGCATTCCCCATGTTGAAGAAGGAAGGCCTTGTTGGAGCTCTCGTCTACTATG ATGGTGCACACAACGACTCCCGCATGAACGTCTCAATTGCCATGACTGCTGCGCTATATGGTGCTACCGTCGTAAACCATCTCGAGGTTACCAGCCTGGAGAAGGATGCCAATGGCCGCCTGTGCGGAGCCAAGGCAAAGGACTGTATTGCGGAACGCGACGGAAAGAAGGCCGAGGAGTTCTCTATCAAAGCCAAGGGTGTCATCAACGCTACTGGTCCTTTCACTGACTCCATCCGCAAGATGGACGACCAAGAGGTGCCAGAAATTGTTGCTCCTAGCTCTGGTGTCCACGTCATTCTCCCCGGTTACTACAGCCCTTCAAACATGGGTCTCATTGATCCCAACACCTCGGATGGTCGTGTAGTTTTCTTCCTGCCATGGCAGGGCAACACCATTGCCGGTACTACGGATACCGCGTGTGATATCACAAAGGACCCTGTTGCCGGAGAAGAGGAAATTGACTGGATTCTCAAGGAAGTCAAGCGCTACTTGCAACCCGAGATCAACGTTCGCCGCGGAGATGTCCTCGCTGCATGGTCTGGTATTCGCCCGCTTGTACGCGACCCCAACGCGAGCGCAACTGAAGGTCTTGTCCGAAACCACTTGGTTACCACTTCTCCTTCAGGTTTGATGACTTGCTCAGGTGGCAAGTGGACTACTTACCGCCAAATGGCCGAAGAGACTGTCGACGAGGCCATCAAGGAGTATGGCTTGAAGACCCAGCCCCTTGTGAACCCTACCTTGATCAGCGGGACAGAGGTCAAGGACGAGGCTCCTCTTGACGGTACTTGCCAGACTCACCGTGTCCGCCTTGTTGGTGCACACGGCTTCTCAAAGACACTCTTCATTAACCTCATCCAACACTACGGCATCGAGACGGATGTTGCCAAGTACTTGTGCCAGGCCTACGGTGACCGCGCATGGACTGTCGCAGCTCTCTCAGCACCCACTGAGCAGCGCTTCCCCGTCCGCGGCATCAAAATGTCTGACCTCTACCCATACATTGATGGCGAGGTTCGCTACTGTGTCCGCCACGAATACGCACAAACCGCCACCGACGTAATCGCCCGTCGCATGCGTCTCGCCTTCTTGAACGCCCAGGCCGCGCTCGAAGCTCTCCCCAAGGTAATTGACATTATGGGCGAGGAGCTCAAGTGGGACAACAAGCGCAAGGAGACGGAGTGGAAGAACTCGGTTACTTACCTTGGCTCCATGGGTCTCCCCAAGAACAAGCTCTCGCTCACGCGCAAGGAAGTGGAGAACGGCCAAGTAGGCAAGTACTCGGACGAGGACTACCACCTCTACGCACGCCATGGTGAGTCCAACAACCCTGATGACGACGTCGAGGCTTGCGCAAACCTCTTTGCTTTTGGGATCAGGCTAAATCAAGTATTTGCAGATAAACCTGATGAGCTGCTCAAGTCGGATAGCAAGTTCAAGAGCGGCCAGAACCCCGTCATTGGCCGTGAGTCGGAGGTTAACAAATAG
- a CDS encoding IlvH, Acetolactate synthase, small (regulatory) subunit, with amino-acid sequence MASRAMLPLRSLLSRQCAGSLRQQQRASSSSTQALAYKALHRRIAPLPTEDRPPAWSAPAAVSNILYETPLPSQAPPKSHILNCLVQNEPGVLSRVSGILAARGFNIDSLVVCNTEVDDLSRMTIVLQGQDGVIEQARRQLEDLVPVWAVLDYTQSPLVQRELLLAKVSILGPEYFEELLAHHREMAQTPDMEGAYETEDLSEDERNAMAQEAARDSLRKDYHPTNLPISQALRHKHEHLRAITFMTHQFGGKVLDISTNNCIVEVSAKPTRIDSYMKLIAPFGILESARTGLMALPRSPLHSTAEVEEMEAQDVVDNSLLPPG; translated from the exons ATGGCTTCTCGAGCAATGCTGCCTCTGCGCAGCTTGCTCAGCAGGCAATGCGCCGGCTCGCTCCGCCAGCAACAAAGAGCATCGAGCTCGTCAACACAGGCGCTGGCCTACAAGGCTCTCCACCGCCGTATCGCGCCACTGCCTACCGAGGACCGCCCTCCTGCCTGGTCTGCACCTGCCGCAGTCAGCAACATCCTCTACGAAACGCCACTTCCATCCCAAGCACCCCCGAAGAGTCACATCTTGAACTGCTTGGTACAAAACGAGCCTGGTGTGCTGTCTCGTGTATCTGGTATCTTGGCCGCGCGTGGCTTCAACATTGACAGTCTGGTTGTCTGTAATACAGAGGTAGACGATCTCTCTCGCATGACCATTGTCCTCCAGGGTCAAGATGGTGTCATTGAGCAAGCCCGCCGCCAACTCGAAGATCTTGTGCCTGTCTGGGCCGTACTTGACTACACCCAGTCACCGCTTGTACAGCGTGAGCTATTACTTGCCAAGGTCTCGATTCTCGGCCCAGAGTACTTTGAGGAACTTCTTGCCCACCACCGCGAAATGGCTCAGACACCCGACATGGAGGGTGCCTACGAGACAGAGGACTTGTCTGAAGATGAGCGCAATGCTATGGCCCAAGAAGCTGCTCGCGATTCTCTGAGGAAAGACTATCATCCTACAAATCTGCCCATCAGTCAGGCACTGCGACACAAGCATGAGCATCTACGAGCCATCACTTTCATGACTCATCAATTCGGCGGAAAAGTGCTCGACATCAGCACCAACAACTGTATTGTCGAGGTATCGGCAAAACCCACCAGGATTGACTCCTACATGAAGCTCATCGCTCCATTTGGAATTCTGGAGTCGGCGAGGACTG GTCTGATGGCGCTTCCCCGTTCGCCACTTCACAGCACTGCCGAGGTCGAAGAAATGGAGGCACAAGACGTTGTGGACAACAGCTTGCTTCCCCCGGGTTAG